A genome region from Ctenopharyngodon idella isolate HZGC_01 chromosome 5, HZGC01, whole genome shotgun sequence includes the following:
- the trpm6 gene encoding transient receptor potential cation channel subfamily M member 6 isoform X3, whose protein sequence is MSRRTWIQATFNKRECVKFLPASRDHHRCYPVCQVCQSLVRCCCGRLIAEHVGPYSGLLGQGPGPDSADEEEWSVLRHTSINPTDAFGSLDFQGSTKRTCRAKYVRLSCDTPAELLVQLMLREWHMEMPKLVISVHGGTDNFPLSPRVCQAFSTGLITAAESTGAWILTDGINAGVSKYVGDAVKVYGSHDHRKRNVVGITPWGIIENNSDLIGRDVLRHYQALGNPLSKRASLNGMHSHFLLVDDGTMGKSGCQIDLRKRLERHIHFQKIHPRLPQHVPLVCVVVEGGPAILSEVLEYVRRSSPVPVLVFEGTGRAADLLALIHKQTAIDRKLDSDIKEDVLLRIQDMFGVERPESTELFNILMECMEHRELITIFDSESEDLQEADVAILSTSLRGTRASPEEQLSITLAWDRADIAKDHILVYGQQWQVGSLEQTMLDALVMDRVSFVKLLIENGMTMNHFLTISRLEQLYNIHKGSSDHFLRHIIEDAKQTRLPAVYKISLIDIGMVIEYLIGGAYRSTYTRKSFRVMYSRFHSPAKTLLNIN, encoded by the exons ATG TCTAGACGCACTTGGATCCAGGCCACTTTTAACAAGAGAGAGTGTGTCAAATTTCTGCCAGCCTCACGTGATCATCACAG GTGTTATCCAGTGTGTCAAGTGTGCCAAAGCTTAGTAag ATGTTGTTGTGGGAGGCTGATTGCGGAGCATGTGGGTCCGTACTCTGGCTTGCTGGGACAAGGCCCTGGGCCTGACTCTGCTGATGAGGAGGAGTGGTCAGTGCTGCGGCACACCAGCATCAACCCCACCGATGCTTTCGGATCGCTGGACTTCCAGGGCAGCACAAAGCGCACATGTCGTGCCAAG TATGTGCGTCTGTCCTGTGACACTCCAGCAGAACTGCTGGTGCAGCTGATGCTGAGAGAATGGCACATGGAGATGCCCAAGCTGGTGATTTCCGTGCATGGAGGGACCGATAACTTCCCGCTGTCTCCGCGGGTGTGTCAGGCCTTCAGCACTGGGCTCATCACAGCTGCAGAGAGCACTGGAGCATGGATACTGACTGATGGGATCAATGCAG GTGTGTCTAAGTATGTCGGTGATGCTGTAAAAGTGTATGGGTCACATGACCACAGGAAGAGGAATGTTGTAGGGATCACACCCTGGGGGATTATTGAGAATAACAGTGACCTCATAGGCCGGGAT GTTCTGAGGCACTACCAGGCTCTGGGTAATCCCCTGAGTAAACGTGCCAGTCTGAATGGCATGCATTCACACTTTCTGTTAGTTGATGATGGGACTATGGGTAAATCAGGTTGTCAAATAGACCTGAGGAAGAGACTGGAAAGGCATATACACTTTCAGAAGATCCACCCTA GGCTGCCTCAGCATGTGCCTTTAGTGTGTGTTGTAGTAGAGGGGGGTCCTGCCATCCTCTCTGAGGTGCTGGAGTATGTGCGCAGAAGTTCTCCTGTGCCTGTGCTGGTGTTTGAGGGAACAGGCAGAGCTGCAGACCTGCTGGctttaatacacaaacaaacagctatAGACAG AAAGTTGGATTCTGATATTAAAGAGGATGTCCTGCTGAGGATTCAGGATATGTTTGGTGTGGAGAGACCAGAGTCCACCGAACTCTTCAACATACTTATGGAATGCATGGAACATAGAGAGCTT atCACCATTTTTGACTCAGAATCTGAGGACCTTCAAGAGGCAGATGTTGCAATCCTGTCTACATCACTGAGAG gtACCAGAGCTTCCCCTGAGGAGCAGCTGAGTATCACATTGGCCTGGGACAGGGCTGATATCGCAAAGGACCACATTCTAGTGTACGGACAACAGTGGCAG GTGGGATCTCTGGAGCAGACCATGTTGGATGCACTGGTAATGGATCGTGTCAGTTTTGTGAAGCTGCTGATTGAAAACGGCATGACCATGAACCACTTCTTGACCATCTCTCGTCTGGAACAGCTCTACAACATA CATAAAGGCTCATCAGATCATTTCCTTCGACACATCATTGAGGATGCCAAACAG ACTCGTCTGCCTGCTGTTTATAAGATATCTTTAATTGACATCGGAATGGTGATTGAATACTTAATTGGTGGAGCTTATCGAAGCACATATACACGCAAGAGCTTCAGAGTCATGTACAGTCGCTTCCATAGCCCAGCTAAG ACATTATTAAACATAAATTGA
- the carnmt1 gene encoding carnosine N-methyltransferase → MADGKDETVAASKPEVFSNYRDRIKCSPEEEAQLERQHFWNVINAFKYYRIHVHERVNRAERQFRCLPDHHQQLLTNFLPNLSKIRYCVDRNQEVLQAIVNNCLDMFENMEYGQDGEPRKVRPSSTFDMDKLKSTIKQFVRDWSEAGKAERDSCYKPIIDEIQRLFPPEQCDVSQVRVLVPGSGLGRLAWEIARLGYSCQGNEWSFFMLFSSNFVLNRCDEENALTLYPWIHQFSNNKMSSDQTRPVSFPDVNPQSLPADSDFSMVAGDFQEVYNDPEMWDCVATCFFIDTAHNVLDYIETIWTILKPGGVWINLGPLLYHYENMANELSIELSYEDIKAVLLKYGFVLEFERQSVPSTYTENDRSMLKYLYDCVFFIVRKPAEQLVNGDQTPKDDQIEDTLQTRNST, encoded by the exons ATGGCTGACGGCAAGGATGAAACAGTAGCAGCTTCCAAACCAGAGGTATTTTCCAACTATCGGGACAGGATTAAATGTTCACCAGAGGAAGAGGCGCAATTAGAGAGACAGCATTTCTGGAATGTCATAAACGCGTTTAAATACTACAG AATTCACGTTCATGAACGAGTGAATCGAGCCGAGCGGCAGTTCCGATGCCTTCCAGATCACCACCAGCAACTTTTGACAAACTTCTTGCCCAATCTGAGCAAGATCCGCTACTGTGTCGACCGAAACCAAGAGGTGCTGCAGGCCATAGTGAACAACTGCCTCGATATGTTTGAGAACATGGAATATGGACAGGAT GGTGAGCCAAGGAAAGTACGGCCATCCTCAACTTTTGACATGGACAAGCTGAAGTCAACCATTAAGCAGTTTGTCCGTGACTGGAGTGAAGCAGGAAAGGCTGAAAGGGACAGCTGCTATAAACCTATTATAGATGAGATCCAGAGACTGTTTCCTCCTGAACAGTG TGATGTGTCCCAGGTCAGAGTGTTAGTGCCCGGGTCCGGTCTAGGTCGACTTGCATGGGAAATCGCTCGTCTGGGCTATTCGTGCCAAGGCAACGAGTGGAGTTTCTTCATGCTCTTCTCCTCTAATTTTGTTCTGAATAG GTGTGATGAGGAGAATGCTTTGACTCTGTATCCCTGGATTCATCAGTTCAGTAATAACAAAATGTCCTCAGATCAAACAAGACCCGTGTCCTTTCCTGATGTCAATCCACAGAGTCTTCCAGCAGACTCAGACTTCTCTATGGTTGCTGGAGACTTCCAGGAAGTATACAATGACCCTG AAATGTGGGATTGTGTTGCTACTTGTTTCTTCATTGACACTGCCCACAATGTTCTTGATTACATTGAAACCATCTGGACTATTCTAAAACCTGGTGGTGTCTGGATAAATTTGG GTCCACTACTTTACCACTATGAGAATATGGCTAATGAATTGTCCATTGAGCTGAGCTATGAGGACATAAAGGCTGTCCTTTTAAAATATGGATTTGTCCTGGAG ttTGAGAGACAGTCTGTTCCCAGCACATACACAGAGAACGATCGCTCCATGCTCAAGTACCTTTACGACTGTGTCTTTTTTATCGTACGAAAACCTGCAGAACAGTTGGTCAATGGAGATCAGACACCTAAAGATGATCAGATTGAGGATACTTTACAGACAAGAAACTCAACATGA
- the LOC127512883 gene encoding popy class I histocompatibility antigen, alpha chain E-like, with the protein MTLDLEKKKYMSQMQDADNIAENWNNKPDLLEHSLKFIIDDCVIFLQRYLDYGRATFNRKFPPKVSLLQKNSSSPVLCHATGFYPAKVNITWRKNGQEYHEYVETGETLPNPDKTFQKHVRLKVKTEEWKRNQYSCVVQHKSLTKDIQKILTEDEIISNSSKCNG; encoded by the exons ATGACACTGGATTTAGAGAAGAAAAAATACATGTCACAAATGCAGGATGCAGACAACATTGCAGAAAATTGGAATAACAAACCTGATCTGCTTGAACATTCCCTAAAATTCATCATAGATGATTGTGTTATCTTTCTACAACGCTACTTGGATTACGGCAGAGCTACTTTTAACAGAAAAT tccCTCCCAAAGTGTCTCTGCTGCAGAAGAACTCCTCCTCTCCAGTGCTGTGCCATGCCACAGGTTTCTACCCAGCAAAAGTGAATATTACCTGGAGAAAAAATGGACAGGAGTACCATGAATATGTGGAGACTGGAGAAACTTTACCAAATCCTGACAAAACCTTCCAGAAGCATGTCAGACTCAAAGTAAAGACAGAAGAGTGGAAGAGGAACCAGTACAGCTGTGTGGTGCAACACAAGAGTTTGACAAAAGACATCCAGAAGATTCTGACAGAAGATGAAATCATAAGCAACAGTAGTAAGTGTAATGGAtaa
- the wu:fa19b12 gene encoding uncharacterized protein wu:fa19b12, with translation MTKRRAENILPPEIPIKRSFRSLSNIDKPVVGVNVVQNAKTSSLLSFVGQHCRKRPKYLEDPLDTDNLPRKVAANSVDSVLADQNACKSRTFEDAGRPVTRRSSCALQMESNKQPDEENNLTAGDKVMHTDEDLSPFNSFQFWRVPLPELDISLLESEPSTGSYTASFTKDLEAMET, from the exons ATGACCAAGCGGAGAGCAGAGAACATTTTGCCTCCCGAAATCCCCATTAAAAGAAGTTTTCGTTCTCTCTCCAACATCGACAAACCTGTCGTAGGTGTGAATGTGGTCCAAAACGCTAAGACATCCTCGTTATTGTCATTCGTTGGACAACACTGCAGGAAAAGACCGAAGTATCTCGAAGACCCACTGGATACCGACAACCTACCGAGAAAAGTGGCTGCAAACAGCGTTGATTCAGTGCTGGCAGATCAGAACGCATGCAAGTCTAGAACATTCGAGGATGCTGGTAGACCTGTCACGCGGCGGTCATCTTGCGCGCTTCAAATGGAGTCAAATAAACAGCCAGACGAAGAAAATAACCTGACTGCAGGAGACAAG GTGATGCACACAGACGAGGACCTCTCTCCATTCAATTCCTTCCAGTTCTGGCGGGTTCCACTGCCTGAGTTGGATATCTCTCTCTTGGAGTCTGAACCCTCAACTGGGTCTTACACAGCCTCTTTCACCAAAGACTTGGAGGCGATGGAAACCTGA